One Peromyscus leucopus breed LL Stock chromosome 4, UCI_PerLeu_2.1, whole genome shotgun sequence genomic region harbors:
- the LOC114703611 gene encoding LOW QUALITY PROTEIN: mitochondrial intermembrane space import and assembly protein 40-like (The sequence of the model RefSeq protein was modified relative to this genomic sequence to represent the inferred CDS: deleted 2 bases in 1 codon): MSYCQQEGKDRIIFVTKEDHETPSSAELVADDPNDPYEEHGLILPNGDINWNCPCLGGMASGPCGEQFKSAFSCFHYSKEEIKGSDCIDQFRVMQECKQKYPDLYPQDEEEEEEAKPAEQAEETAATASAAKEQGSSS, from the exons ATGTCCTACTGCCAGCAAGAAGGAAAGGATCGGATCATATTTGTGACCAAAGAAGACCATGAAACTCCTAGCAGTGCAGAGCTGGTGGCTGATGACCCCAATGATCCCTATGAGGAGCACGGATTGATACTGCCCAATGGAGATATTAACTGGAATTGCCCATGTCTTGGGGGAATGGCCAGTGGCCCCTGTGGGGAA CAGTTCAAGTCTGCCTTTTCCTGCTTCCACTAcagcaaagaagaaatcaagggATCAGACTGTATAGACCAGTTCCGGGTCATGCAGGAGTGCAAGCAGAAGTACCCGGACCTCTATCcccaagatgaggaagaggaagaggaggcaaagcCAGCAGAGCAGGCGGAGGAAACAGCTGCTACGGCCTCTGCAGCCAAAGAACAGGGGTCAAGCTCCTGA